In the Candidatus Poribacteria bacterium genome, one interval contains:
- a CDS encoding GMP synthase (glutamine-hydrolyzing) has protein sequence LRAVTSTDGMTADWAKIPHNVLGVISNRIINEVRGINRVVYDISSKPPSTIEWE, from the coding sequence CGTTACGCGCAGTGACAAGTACGGACGGCATGACAGCGGACTGGGCGAAGATTCCTCACAACGTGTTAGGCGTCATTTCCAACCGTATCATCAATGAGGTGCGTGGTATCAATCGTGTCGTTTATGATATTAGCTCGAAACCGCCGAGCACGATAGAGTGGGAGTGA